The window AGACTTGATAATATATAAgtttttgaatgtttaattcaaaaaggaaaaaaaaaaaaaaaacaaccaatctcatcccaacaaaattaatttaatattgacATTTACATAAAAACATCTAACAAAAGAAGATCTAAgacttcttaaaaaaaaaaatctaagaccaaaaacaaatatgaacaaataaaGATGAATTAAACCTTGAACACCAAAATTGGGCTCCTAACATAATGCTTAGAATCATCCCATTCAAGTGAAGCCGTCAACGGTGCCTGCCCCACCGCCGGCGCAGCCCCTTTCACCACCACCTTAAACGACAGTTTTTTGTACGCCCGATCAAATTTTAGAGTATCCGGCGAGACTTTCACCGACAAACCTGCCGGCGATTTCACCTTCGCTATGTACGTCGATGGGCCGAAGCCGACGTGGGTGACGGTCCGGTGGAAGACGGCGGAGACAGAGGTGGCGTTTCGGTCGACGGGGACGTACATGGAAGGGTAGTTGATGGCGTCGAAGCCACTGGCTCGCGGGACGTCGGAGCAGTTTAAAGAGGTGTCTCCGGTAAGGATGGCGAGGGCGGAGCCGGAGTCGGAGTAGCGTTTGTTGGTGCAGAGGAAAGAGAGGTAAGAGGTGCGAGTGAGGTCGTAAATGAGACCTGGATGCACCGCTTTGATCGGATTTATTTGGCCAGTGCCAGCGCCAATCACGTCTAGTTTATCTCCAATCTTCAACGGCGTCGCTGCAAAATTCGTAGAAGGCGagttctaaattataaaaagaaagaaaagaaaaaaaaaaaaaagaagaaaaccttACAATATAAAATTCCAATATCTTAAAACCTAAGATAGAAGTTTAGGTTCAATCTCACCACCAtattattgaactaaaaaaataaagattaattgtaacattttatatatacaaaattcaacCCTTAGAGCaatatagaaagaagaaggaaaaggaataaGGATACGTACCGGTGGTCATAAGGGCAGACTTGAGGGCAGCGGGGGACCAAGTGGGGTGAAAAGCTTTGAGATAGGCGGCCGCAGCGGCGGCATGAGGACAAGCCATAGAAGTACCAGAAAGAAGATTGAAAAGGGAATGTCTATTGTTTGTAATTGAAGCCAAATTTGAGTATGCTGCTAATATGTTCACCCCCGGTGCTGCAATGTCCGGCTGTTTAAATCGGTGTTTCATTTTAAGTATGCTTAATTACTGGGAATCTGTAtcttaaagttaattaatttaagaagtCAATACCCCAAACAGATTTAAAATTACCTTAAGAATATTGAGAGCGATGGTTTGAGGACCtttagaagaaaaggaagCCAAATAGGGAGCATCAACCTTCCTTGTAGTAGTTTTGTAAATGACAGCTTTAGGGTttctatacatatattaaaaagaaaattaaacatgagatgaataattagggttttaattataataaattaagatgtGAGGAGAATTTTAGTTTGACTTACTTGGTGGAGTTAATGTAGGCTTCAACATAATCAGAATTGGTAGAGGAAAGATGAGTGGATGGAATAGGAGTGGTAATAGCCGTTTCAGAAACGTTCATAAGATTGGAAATTACACCTTTGCCTCCAAGTTCAGAAATGGTGTATTCTTGGTCCATTGATCCCAAACAATACACTATTTTccctttcacttttttctcaTCAAGAGTCCCAGAATCACACCAACTGCATGCCACCATCAAATTCatcaattaattagttaatcaAACCTGATCACTCTGGGTTTCACATCCATAATTATGTCATTCTTATTGTCTATTACCTTGGATCAAGATAGGGATCGGATTGATTGGGTAATGCAGCATTTGATCCGGAGATTAAAGGGTACATCTGCTTCTTTGGAGTGAATGTGTTTACTGATACTCCCTGTGCAGGAGGAATAAGATGTTTAAAGGGCAACTCAACTATGGTGTGTGGACAACCAATAACTCATTACACAATATATACTTACAGACAGTTTCTTATTGTTGCCCAACTTCACGACGGTACTGAAATCCCTATCAATGGTAGAAGCCGCCACCG of the Cucumis sativus cultivar 9930 chromosome 3, Cucumber_9930_V3, whole genome shotgun sequence genome contains:
- the LOC101210386 gene encoding subtilisin-like protease SBT4.15, with the protein product MMKMGNNDAEEKKVVSVFRSKTRKLHTTRSWDFLGLSEAVSRRNAAAESNVIVGLLDSGIWMEGPSFKDDGYGEIPSKWKGKCVTGRNFTSCNRKVIGARFFDIGQIDNSIDKSPADEIGHGSHTASTIAGASVDGASFYGVAGGTARGGVPGARIAMYKVCWVDGCSDVDLLAGFDHAIADGVDIISVSIGGESTEFFNDPIAIGSFHAMEKGILTSCSAGNSGPELKTVENTAPWIMTVAASTIDRDFSTVVKLGNNKKLSGVSVNTFTPKKQMYPLISGSNAALPNQSDPYLDPSWCDSGTLDEKKVKGKIVYCLGSMDQEYTISELGGKGVISNLMNVSETAITTPIPSTHLSSTNSDYVEAYINSTKNPKAVIYKTTTRKVDAPYLASFSSKGPQTIALNILKPDIAAPGVNILAAYSNLASITNNRHSLFNLLSGTSMACPHAAAAAAYLKAFHPTWSPAALKSALMTTATPLKIGDKLDVIGAGTGQINPIKAVHPGLIYDLTRTSYLSFLCTNKRYSDSGSALAILTGDTSLNCSDVPRASGFDAINYPSMYVPVDRNATSVSAVFHRTVTHVGFGPSTYIAKVKSPAGLSVKVSPDTLKFDRAYKKLSFKVVVKGAAPAVGQAPLTASLEWDDSKHYVRSPILVFKV